In Synechococcus sp. KORDI-52, one genomic interval encodes:
- a CDS encoding alpha/beta hydrolase, giving the protein MRRALLFTGAGLMVAAAGLPGFATPKQTARTVTNGFVRSNVLLPIGGKKQVSNPVPQDLSNLSGWTREELEVGLEKQYDVDVADVTEFLYSTEGEAFLKESLNGNYHPYYSQQNDLQAVRSAIILDAEDGKLSSYGMMAKLPTDQRLQGAMKVCNADTQGDFHKDTSLLSWYMNTPACIQAYTAKAPEPAPAPAAPVQGLW; this is encoded by the coding sequence ATGCGCAGAGCACTTCTGTTCACCGGTGCCGGCCTGATGGTCGCCGCTGCTGGACTGCCTGGCTTCGCCACCCCCAAACAAACCGCCCGGACCGTCACCAACGGTTTCGTTCGCTCCAACGTGCTGTTGCCCATCGGTGGCAAAAAGCAAGTCTCCAATCCCGTTCCTCAGGATCTGAGCAATCTGTCCGGTTGGACCCGTGAAGAACTCGAGGTGGGTCTGGAGAAGCAGTACGACGTCGATGTTGCTGACGTCACTGAATTCCTTTACTCAACGGAAGGCGAAGCCTTCCTCAAAGAGAGCCTCAACGGCAACTATCACCCGTACTACAGCCAGCAGAACGATCTGCAGGCCGTTCGCAGCGCCATCATTCTCGATGCAGAGGATGGCAAGCTCTCCAGCTACGGAATGATGGCCAAGCTGCCGACCGACCAGCGGCTGCAAGGCGCCATGAAGGTCTGCAATGCCGACACACAGGGTGATTTCCACAAGGACACCTCTCTGCTCAGCTGGTACATGAACACCCCGGCATGCATCCAGGCCTACACCGCCAAGGCTCCCGAGCCCGCTCCCGCTCCCGCCGCTCCCGTTCAGGGACTCTGGTGA
- a CDS encoding M23 family metallopeptidase, producing the protein MLGLFAALLVPMSGVVTHGVEQDHPALDIACRVGRPVRAAHDGVGRSRWSSTLGWTFHLAGAGVKTRYSHLSVGAPPGSYNRGQIIGYCGNTGRWSTGPHLHFEAEPLHLLDVLESPSAEQLRSMEQTPQWRQRSVEASR; encoded by the coding sequence TTGCTGGGTCTGTTCGCAGCGTTGCTTGTGCCGATGTCGGGTGTGGTGACCCATGGCGTCGAACAGGACCACCCAGCCTTGGATATCGCCTGCCGCGTGGGCCGTCCTGTTCGTGCCGCCCACGACGGCGTTGGCCGTAGTCGCTGGAGCTCCACCCTCGGCTGGACCTTTCACCTGGCTGGTGCCGGCGTCAAGACCCGTTACAGCCATCTGAGTGTTGGTGCTCCCCCTGGTTCCTACAACAGGGGTCAGATCATTGGCTACTGCGGAAACACGGGGCGCTGGTCGACCGGTCCTCACCTTCACTTCGAAGCGGAACCCCTTCATCTCCTGGACGTGCTTGAGAGCCCCAGCGCAGAGCAGCTGAGATCCATGGAGCAAACGCCTCAATGGCGTCAGCGCTCGGTGGAGGCGAGCCGCTGA
- a CDS encoding putative nucleotide-diphospho-sugar transferase, which translates to MAKNLAISCWKQGVELLFFGNDEASINQMSNYASTVNNIKENRFRLDITRDLPADHTKFDTEDFIKTAWMRYEIFKFLTWNNYYSIYLDTDILVKKDFTEDIISYMEKSYIDGVVQLNHHSRPCTGILGFHPRSKYKLNRIYSENYLGNFNYKAIYGAADQSSFNEHVCPHDDQPKLNMNFLSRDLYPNGAWWYRNNKILKNVAKIAH; encoded by the coding sequence TTGGCTAAAAATTTAGCTATCAGCTGCTGGAAGCAAGGGGTTGAGCTTCTTTTCTTCGGCAATGACGAGGCTTCTATTAATCAAATGTCAAATTATGCTAGCACTGTAAATAACATCAAGGAAAATAGATTTCGGCTAGACATAACACGAGATCTACCTGCCGATCACACAAAATTCGACACCGAGGACTTCATAAAAACAGCTTGGATGAGATATGAAATCTTCAAATTTCTCACTTGGAATAATTATTATTCTATCTACTTGGATACAGATATTCTTGTAAAGAAAGATTTTACCGAAGATATTATTTCTTATATGGAAAAGAGCTATATTGATGGTGTCGTACAGTTAAATCATCATTCGCGGCCGTGTACTGGAATTTTGGGATTTCATCCACGATCAAAATATAAACTTAATCGTATCTATTCAGAAAATTATTTAGGAAATTTCAATTATAAAGCTATTTATGGTGCTGCAGATCAGTCATCTTTTAATGAACATGTCTGCCCTCATGATGATCAACCAAAGCTCAACATGAATTTTTTATCTCGGGATTTATATCCGAATGGCGCTTGGTGGTATCGGAATAATAAAATCTTAAAAAATGTTGCAAAAATAGCTCACTAG